In the genome of Victivallis lenta, one region contains:
- the glmM gene encoding phosphoglucosamine mutase, which produces MKKKLFGTDGIRGKANQYPITPEIAMLVGKATAKVLGGGSGHKRVVLGKDTRISGYMLENAITSGLLSMGMDVLAVGPMPTPAVAHLTRSMGAVCGIMITASHNPACDNGIKIFAEDGFKLPDSVELEIEKEMLEGTLAEEGVPCENIGKAYRIEDARGRYIEYAKGSIQNLSLRGLRIVLDCANGAAYSIAPLIFRELGAEVIETAVRPDGLNINDGCGALYPENIGRLVREHRADAGIALDGDADRVIFCDANGEEVNGDRIIGMLALAYQRERKLASDTIVVTGMSNLGLMRAMKQAGINVEVTDVGDRYVIERMRGGSFNVGGEQSGHIIFMDYATTGDGIISALHVLKLMKQTGKPLAELAGFMNVFPQEIRSFGVARKTPFAELSRLPAEIDACREALGESGRTIVRYSGTENKIRILVEAEQSDDVRVWIERLSAAAREELN; this is translated from the coding sequence ATGAAGAAAAAATTATTCGGAACGGACGGAATCCGCGGCAAGGCCAACCAGTACCCGATTACGCCGGAGATCGCGATGCTTGTCGGCAAGGCGACGGCGAAGGTGCTCGGCGGCGGTTCCGGTCATAAGCGCGTCGTGCTCGGCAAAGACACCCGCATTTCGGGCTATATGCTTGAAAACGCGATCACGAGCGGGCTTCTGAGCATGGGGATGGATGTCCTCGCGGTCGGCCCGATGCCGACGCCGGCCGTCGCCCACCTGACCCGGTCGATGGGCGCGGTCTGCGGCATCATGATTACCGCCAGCCACAACCCGGCCTGCGACAACGGCATCAAGATTTTTGCCGAGGACGGCTTCAAGCTGCCGGATTCGGTCGAGCTTGAGATTGAAAAGGAGATGCTCGAAGGCACGCTCGCGGAAGAGGGCGTTCCCTGCGAAAACATCGGCAAAGCCTACCGCATCGAGGATGCGCGCGGCCGCTATATCGAGTATGCGAAAGGCTCCATCCAGAATCTGAGCCTGCGCGGGCTCCGGATCGTGCTCGACTGCGCGAACGGCGCGGCCTATTCGATCGCGCCGCTGATCTTCCGCGAACTCGGCGCCGAGGTCATCGAGACCGCGGTCCGTCCGGACGGGCTCAATATCAACGACGGCTGCGGCGCGCTCTATCCGGAAAACATCGGCCGGCTTGTCCGAGAGCATCGGGCCGATGCCGGAATCGCGCTCGACGGCGATGCGGACCGGGTCATCTTCTGCGACGCGAACGGCGAAGAGGTCAACGGCGACCGCATCATCGGCATGCTGGCGCTCGCTTATCAGCGGGAGCGGAAGCTCGCCTCCGACACCATCGTGGTGACCGGCATGAGCAACCTCGGGCTCATGCGGGCGATGAAGCAGGCCGGAATCAACGTCGAGGTCACCGACGTCGGCGACCGTTACGTCATCGAACGCATGCGCGGCGGCAGTTTCAACGTCGGCGGCGAACAGTCCGGCCATATCATCTTCATGGACTACGCCACGACCGGCGACGGCATCATTTCGGCGCTGCATGTGCTGAAACTCATGAAGCAGACCGGCAAGCCGCTCGCCGAACTGGCCGGCTTCATGAATGTGTTTCCGCAGGAGATCCGTTCGTTCGGCGTCGCCCGGAAAACGCCGTTCGCGGAGCTTTCGCGCCTGCCTGCCGAGATCGATGCATGCCGCGAGGCGCTCGGTGAATCCGGGCGCACGATCGTGCGTTACTCAGGAACCGAGAACAAGATCCGGATTCTTGTCGAAGCCGAGCAGAGCGACGATGTCCGGGTCTGGATCGAGCGGCTGTCGGCCGCAGCCCGCGAGGAGCTGAACTGA
- a CDS encoding DNA polymerase III subunit yields the protein MSTSLYNSYLERYPVILRHLENARRNGRLSHAFLLQADTERARREFATVLSQLAACPESRDGRPCGVCRVCRQIEERNYAEFYTLTPVGKMYEVKIGDRTNPEPNTLRYFEKQFHLTSTSGGRCKVGVIFDADRMNEESQNALLKTLEEPPPETLLILATGNPAALLPTTRSRCQLLPLLTNRCEYSFPGAAELIGALNLLVTKARGDLALAEEQAAAICRVAAGLNSDATGRTAAEWEGRLNAAAQTGDAAFVKRVEAQALDAGYGAYMKERGLFLSAIHSFASELYLLSSGIPFGELPNPELFPDGPPSGVPPDLGELVLKEADELLFTLRFNVNEELALRSFAVSAAMK from the coding sequence TTGTCGACCAGCTTGTATAACAGCTATCTCGAACGGTATCCGGTTATTCTGCGCCATCTCGAAAATGCCCGGAGGAACGGGAGGCTCTCTCACGCCTTTCTGCTGCAGGCCGACACCGAGCGTGCCCGCCGCGAATTTGCGACCGTGCTGTCGCAGCTGGCGGCCTGCCCGGAGAGCCGCGACGGCAGGCCGTGCGGCGTCTGCCGGGTCTGCCGCCAGATCGAGGAGCGCAATTACGCGGAATTTTATACGCTGACCCCGGTCGGCAAGATGTATGAAGTCAAGATCGGCGACCGGACCAATCCGGAACCGAACACGCTGCGTTATTTTGAAAAACAGTTTCATCTGACCAGCACGTCGGGGGGGCGCTGCAAGGTCGGCGTCATTTTCGACGCGGACCGCATGAACGAGGAGTCGCAGAACGCGCTGCTCAAGACGCTCGAGGAGCCGCCGCCGGAGACGCTGCTGATCCTGGCGACCGGGAATCCGGCCGCGCTGCTGCCGACCACCCGGTCGCGCTGCCAGCTGCTGCCGCTGCTGACCAACCGCTGCGAATATTCGTTCCCCGGAGCCGCGGAATTGATCGGGGCGCTGAATCTCCTGGTAACGAAGGCGCGCGGCGACCTCGCGCTCGCCGAAGAGCAGGCCGCCGCGATCTGCCGGGTCGCCGCCGGACTCAACAGCGATGCGACCGGGCGTACCGCCGCGGAGTGGGAGGGGCGGCTCAATGCGGCGGCCCAGACCGGCGACGCCGCGTTCGTCAAGCGCGTCGAGGCGCAGGCGCTCGATGCCGGATACGGTGCTTATATGAAGGAGCGCGGGCTCTTTCTGAGCGCGATCCACAGTTTTGCGTCGGAGCTGTATCTGCTTTCGTCGGGCATTCCGTTCGGGGAGCTGCCGAATCCGGAGCTGTTTCCTGACGGGCCGCCGTCGGGCGTGCCGCCCGATCTGGGGGAGCTCGTGCTGAAGGAGGCGGACGAACTGTTGTTCACGCTCCGGTTCAATGTCAATGAAGAGCTCGCGCTGCGTTCGTTCGCAGTCAGCGCGGCTATGAAATAA
- the tmk gene encoding dTMP kinase — protein sequence MKQRPLKHSYKGFFITFEGPEGSGKSTQVRLLAGYLESRGRETLVTREPGGTPLAEQLRTLVKNFDGPEKMHASTELLLMEAARAQHVREKIRPALAAGKVVLCDRFSDSTTAYQGGARGIELPAIEFLNSFAVAECVPDLTILLDLPPEAGFARTSVRAETRGEHDRFEEEELEFHLRVREAFLAIARREPERVRTVGANRAPEIIHEEIRTIVDQLV from the coding sequence ATGAAACAGAGACCACTGAAACACTCTTACAAAGGATTTTTCATCACATTCGAAGGGCCGGAAGGCTCCGGGAAAAGCACCCAGGTCCGGCTTCTCGCCGGGTATCTGGAGTCGCGCGGCCGCGAAACGCTGGTTACCCGGGAGCCGGGCGGAACGCCGCTGGCCGAACAGCTGAGGACGCTCGTCAAGAACTTCGACGGCCCCGAGAAGATGCACGCCAGCACCGAACTGCTGCTGATGGAGGCCGCCCGCGCCCAGCATGTGCGCGAGAAGATCCGTCCCGCGCTGGCCGCCGGCAAGGTCGTCCTCTGCGACCGTTTTTCGGATTCGACCACCGCCTACCAGGGCGGCGCGCGCGGCATCGAGCTGCCCGCCATCGAGTTTCTGAACAGCTTCGCCGTGGCGGAGTGCGTGCCGGATCTGACGATCCTGCTCGATTTGCCGCCCGAGGCCGGCTTCGCCCGCACGAGCGTCCGGGCCGAGACCCGCGGCGAGCACGACCGGTTCGAGGAAGAGGAGCTGGAGTTTCACCTGCGGGTGCGCGAAGCATTTCTCGCCATCGCCCGCCGCGAGCCGGAGCGGGTCCGGACCGTCGGCGCGAACCGCGCGCCGGAGATTATTCACGAGGAGATCAGGACCATTGTCGACCAGCTTGTATAA
- a CDS encoding IMP cyclohydrolase encodes MAKELTRDSYLSKHVGDFPSEVTIGTKRYVKVDDLRYGTNPHQAACYYKPADEACAIGDMQILKNGKSGLSQTNLEDISYALNIVKFFDDTACAVMKHVNPSGAAVGLPGESVKSVYLKARDADARAAFGSVIAFNTEVDAETAREIMSTFAECVVAPSYAPGVLDIFNDGETYKLNKHIRIIRCGAISSLPRFVGDAGPEHNTMKVLADGSLVVAQPLLTSLHGVGDLVPAEAENKRCGFQKSAVEATEQQKRDLVAAWCINLSVRSNGVVIVKDGQTLSVGTGEQDRVGAIEQAIAKFGQKYSGSGVLRDAVMSSDGFFPFEDGVETAARAGITAIIAPSGSLRDADVIKRANELGVALYYAPERIFSHH; translated from the coding sequence ATGGCAAAAGAATTGACCCGCGACAGCTACCTGTCGAAGCATGTCGGCGACTTCCCCTCCGAAGTCACCATCGGCACGAAACGTTACGTCAAGGTGGACGACCTCCGCTACGGCACGAACCCGCACCAGGCCGCCTGCTACTACAAACCGGCGGACGAAGCCTGCGCGATCGGCGACATGCAGATTCTGAAGAACGGCAAGAGCGGGCTTTCGCAGACCAACCTCGAAGATATCTCCTACGCGCTCAACATCGTGAAGTTCTTCGACGACACGGCCTGCGCGGTCATGAAGCACGTGAATCCGTCCGGCGCGGCGGTCGGGCTGCCGGGCGAAAGCGTGAAGTCGGTCTACCTGAAGGCGCGCGACGCCGACGCCCGCGCCGCCTTCGGCAGCGTCATCGCCTTCAATACCGAGGTCGACGCCGAAACCGCGCGGGAGATCATGAGCACCTTCGCCGAATGCGTCGTCGCCCCGTCCTATGCGCCGGGCGTGCTCGACATCTTCAACGACGGCGAAACCTACAAGCTCAACAAACATATCCGGATCATCCGCTGCGGCGCGATTTCATCGCTGCCGCGTTTCGTCGGCGACGCGGGCCCCGAGCACAATACGATGAAGGTGCTCGCGGACGGCTCGCTGGTCGTGGCCCAGCCGCTGCTGACTTCGCTGCACGGCGTCGGGGACCTGGTTCCCGCCGAGGCCGAAAACAAGCGCTGCGGGTTCCAGAAGTCCGCCGTCGAAGCGACGGAGCAGCAGAAGCGCGACCTTGTCGCGGCCTGGTGCATCAACCTCAGCGTCCGGTCGAACGGCGTCGTGATCGTGAAGGACGGCCAGACGCTTTCGGTCGGCACCGGCGAGCAGGACCGGGTCGGGGCGATCGAACAGGCGATCGCGAAATTCGGGCAGAAGTACTCCGGCAGCGGCGTCCTCCGGGACGCGGTCATGTCCAGCGACGGCTTCTTCCCGTTCGAGGACGGTGTCGAAACCGCGGCCAGGGCCGGAATCACGGCGATCATCGCCCCGTCGGGCTCGCTGCGCGACGCGGACGTCATCAAACGCGCGAACGAACTCGGCGTGGCGCTCTACTATGCGCCGGAACGCATTTTCTCGCATCACTGA
- a CDS encoding tetratricopeptide repeat protein produces the protein MAKKEIDKKALNAEISKAMMNDFERVGMGFVTYWKLIACAAVGLAVLIAAICWAASYQRSSAKNAREALSGARTADELAAALASYGSSPAAPAAHFRLAGLYLQDKKFDKALEELKLAEGGSDPYTAGNIAITEGYVLELSGKLDDAAAKFAAAAGDTALPAPMRAEARFAAGRLYAQQKQLDRAIALLSAAGSPEDMRSVTATWDEFSASLLRAINAGEYGPLKPAEPKL, from the coding sequence ATGGCGAAGAAGGAAATCGACAAAAAGGCGCTGAACGCCGAGATCTCCAAGGCGATGATGAACGATTTTGAACGGGTCGGAATGGGATTTGTCACCTACTGGAAGCTGATCGCCTGCGCGGCCGTCGGCCTCGCCGTGCTGATCGCCGCGATCTGCTGGGCCGCCTCTTACCAGAGGAGTTCCGCGAAGAACGCGCGCGAAGCGCTGTCCGGCGCCAGAACGGCGGACGAACTGGCCGCCGCGCTGGCTTCCTACGGCAGCTCGCCTGCCGCGCCCGCCGCCCATTTCCGGCTTGCCGGGCTCTATCTTCAGGACAAGAAATTCGACAAGGCGCTCGAGGAGCTGAAGCTGGCCGAAGGCGGCAGCGACCCGTATACGGCCGGCAATATCGCAATCACCGAGGGGTACGTGCTGGAGCTTTCCGGCAAGCTTGACGACGCGGCGGCGAAATTCGCCGCCGCCGCCGGCGACACCGCGCTCCCCGCTCCGATGCGCGCCGAGGCACGGTTCGCCGCGGGGCGGCTTTACGCGCAGCAGAAACAGCTCGACCGCGCCATCGCCCTCCTGTCGGCGGCCGGCAGCCCGGAAGATATGCGGAGCGTCACCGCCACCTGGGATGAATTTTCCGCATCGCTGCTCCGGGCGATCAATGCGGGCGAATACGGGCCGCTCAAGCCGGCGGAGCCGAAGCTGTAA
- a CDS encoding TrmH family RNA methyltransferase: MELTRKQESLIRSLYTRHGRRKAGLCVCEGLRAAGELFMRAPELVRFTVATEAAAGELAIPGELHRVPEGKLRELAGTVNSQGILAVAAIPPEPDAAEAPADPFLLAIDRLGDPGNFGTICRTLRAAGLTELWYTKGSVDPYGDKAIRSALGAQFALKLRGFDDLEALRAAAQSYGYPSVWLTDPHGGESCFSAAKLYERSVIVIGGEANGVTPLAGAQRVMIPMPGNYESLNAAQAATIFLFEYVRRTMNTE; this comes from the coding sequence ATGGAGCTCACCCGCAAACAGGAATCGCTGATCCGTTCGCTTTACACCCGGCACGGCCGGCGTAAAGCGGGGCTCTGCGTCTGCGAAGGATTGCGGGCCGCGGGGGAACTCTTCATGCGGGCGCCGGAACTGGTCCGCTTCACCGTCGCGACGGAAGCCGCGGCCGGAGAGCTGGCGATTCCGGGAGAACTCCACCGGGTTCCGGAGGGAAAACTGCGGGAGCTGGCCGGAACGGTCAACTCGCAGGGGATCCTCGCCGTCGCCGCGATTCCGCCCGAACCGGACGCCGCGGAGGCTCCGGCCGATCCGTTCCTGCTCGCGATCGACCGTCTCGGCGACCCCGGCAACTTCGGCACGATCTGCCGGACGCTGCGGGCGGCCGGGCTCACCGAACTCTGGTATACGAAAGGTTCGGTCGATCCGTACGGCGACAAGGCGATCCGCTCGGCGCTCGGCGCGCAGTTCGCGCTGAAGCTCCGCGGCTTCGACGACCTCGAGGCGCTGCGGGCGGCCGCACAATCGTACGGCTACCCGTCCGTCTGGCTGACCGATCCGCACGGCGGGGAGAGCTGCTTCTCCGCCGCGAAACTGTACGAGCGCAGCGTGATCGTGATCGGCGGCGAAGCGAACGGCGTGACTCCGCTTGCGGGAGCGCAGCGGGTCATGATTCCGATGCCGGGCAACTACGAATCGCTGAATGCGGCGCAGGCCGCCACGATTTTTCTGTTTGAATATGTGCGAAGAACAATGAACACGGAGTGA